AGTCTGGTACGAGGTGCGTTGAAGAATGGAAGGTTAATAAGCCAGAAGGAACTAGTTGCGGAGATTCGCAACGGTTGGCTGGGGACACCACCGGGAGAAAAGAAAACCCGTGGTTTGGTCCAAACTCTTGTAGGACCATTGCTATATCGTGAGCGTGATGGTCACGGTTGGCGATACGGATTGATGGCGTGACCTGTTGCCAAACGGGCTGCCAAACGGCTTGCCATTCGACATCATTTGACGTGGCAAAAAGCCCTGTTTTTCCGGGTATTTATGCCGTTTGGCGGTTGGCACCCCCTTATATCCGCCAACTTGCCAAACGGTCGTTTTGCCACCCCAGCCCCCTCGTCATGCCACCCCTGTCTAAGGACAGGGGGTGGGCAATGCCGAATGGGCGTGCTGACCCCTCATCTTCCACCACTGGCTTCCCTGTATCTTGGGGATACGCAATGGTGCCGACTGCTCCCTATTGCAATAAATAGAACGCAACTCGACTATTTGTCACCGCCTATTGGTCGTATGGACTGCCAAGTGAAGTATTAAGTTTATTGAAGATTCATAAGGCAAACACAAAAAAATTCTTGCAATAACAGATCATTTTCCATACCTTCGTGTGGATCGCAAACCATACCATCACAGAGGCCATCACAAATGAGAATGCAATTGAACGCTACCGTACTGTTTTTTATTCTGTTCTCACTCTATTGCACTGCGAATGCTGAAGAATTCGTTATAGTGCAGGATAAAGTTGACCATGCCTTCGAGCATCGAGAGGAGGCACGAGAGCTTGGCGGCAAAAAGGAATGGACTGAGAAGATTGCAAAGTCTGGGTGGACTTTATACGACTACACGGTTCACATAATTTCCAAGCGTGGACCGGGAACTAGCGCAAACTACAGTGTGAGTGACGACGTAATCGTCGTAGATGGACAAACGGGATACGAACACTTAACTGGTGAAGGAGGAAACTACAAGGCAGTCGTACATGCAGTATTTATCAAGCCATATAAAACGGCTCAAGTTAACGTCAGTTCGTTCTCGGGTAAGCTCTCACTCACGGGAAGCACAGAAGACGAAGATGAATTTGCCGAAATGTCAAAATCCATCATGAACGCCCTAGCTGCAAATATTTCAGCCGACAAGATTGCGACTGTAACCGACACTGCGCTGGATGCAAATGGAGGTAACGGAAATCTATATCTCAATGATTCACCAGACAAGAATAACGCAAATCATCTTTGGAAGACAAAAAAAGTAGGGCAATACAACATGATCCTTTCCAAAATCGAAGGAAAAGCCCTTGATGCAAATGGAGGTACTGGAAATCTATATCTAAACGACTCACCCGACCAAGGTAATGCTAATCATCTTTGGCGTTTAAAGAAGGTGGGTAACAACTTTATGATAATTTCTAAGGTTGCCAATAAAGCGTTAGATTCAAATTCGGGTGGGGCTGGAGACCCTTATTTGCACGAGAACCCTGAAAGCAATAACCGCAATCATTTGTGGAAATTCGTTGACGCATCTGATGGCTTCAAAATCATCCAACCTGTCCACAGGAAGTACGAGTAAACACTGTCTTTGCGGCGGTTTAAGAAGACACCGACTAAATACCGCTTGACTGGTAAGATTTACTACCCTTGACCCTCTGCAAGATCGTTTCTCGCAGAGGGTCTTTTTATGGATTTCTGCAAACTTTTTGCCAATTTCCTCACGGTTCTTACTACATAAGAAAAGGAGGAATACATGCCGAGAAAACACAGCACAACAACCATCACAGTTGCCATCAGCAAAGAACTAAAGGACGAAATCAAAGAAGACGCAGATGCCAAAGACATGACGCTCTCGGAATTCATGAGATGGTTATTCATCTCATGGAAGGAGCAGCAATGAATCAATGGCTCAAAGCTCGCAAGCAAAAGGAAATCATGAAAGAACTGTCCGAGTGGCAGA
This genomic stretch from Blastopirellula marina harbors:
- a CDS encoding ribbon-helix-helix protein, CopG family, whose amino-acid sequence is MPRKHSTTTITVAISKELKDEIKEDADAKDMTLSEFMRWLFISWKEQQ
- a CDS encoding RICIN domain-containing protein, with the translated sequence MNATVLFFILFSLYCTANAEEFVIVQDKVDHAFEHREEARELGGKKEWTEKIAKSGWTLYDYTVHIISKRGPGTSANYSVSDDVIVVDGQTGYEHLTGEGGNYKAVVHAVFIKPYKTAQVNVSSFSGKLSLTGSTEDEDEFAEMSKSIMNALAANISADKIATVTDTALDANGGNGNLYLNDSPDKNNANHLWKTKKVGQYNMILSKIEGKALDANGGTGNLYLNDSPDQGNANHLWRLKKVGNNFMIISKVANKALDSNSGGAGDPYLHENPESNNRNHLWKFVDASDGFKIIQPVHRKYE